A region of Oncorhynchus kisutch isolate 150728-3 linkage group LG29, Okis_V2, whole genome shotgun sequence DNA encodes the following proteins:
- the LOC109873965 gene encoding germ cell-less protein-like 1 isoform X1, giving the protein MGTQGSRLHTSSQDPEEAVETTCASGKHGCECRKRKRTAHCDCDSEPDEEDALLDTPRRKKLKSTSKYIYQTLFLNGENSDIRICALGQEWNLHKVYLCQSGYFSSMFSGSWKESNMMVIPLEIPDQNIDTEALQVVFGSLYRDDVLIKPSRVVSILAAACMLQLDGLIQQCGETMKENVGVKTVCVYYSSASIYGLDSVMKKCLEWLLNNLMTHQNVDLMKELGVDVIELLIQSSDLFVMQVEMDVYTALKKWMFLQLNPSWDGPIKQLLADADAWLCKCRTEMGEEEPFLKAEDGAPFTPVFRHVRLQYIINDLASARILERDNILPPDWLTSVYKSQWFAMLRTEHDNDNGPQDANKEEFESSSMRCGRKLTKDGDYCWRWTGFNFGFDLLVTYTNRFIVFKRNTLSQPCGGAVSMQPRRHLAYRLRLASFDNSGKLVCSRSTGYQLLTLEKDQEYVVMNLDSRLLSFPLYVCCNFQYTSPHMDRCPDSPEPESSARSVS; this is encoded by the exons ATGGGCACCCAGGGCAGCCGGTTACATACCTCCTCCCAGGATCCTGAGGAAGCAGTTGAGACTACATGTGCCAGTGGCAAGCATGGATGTGAATGCAGAAAGAGGAAACGGACTGCACACTGCGACTGCGACAGTGAGCCTGATGAAGAAGACGCCTTATTGGACACACCACGGAG GAAGAAGCTGAAAAGCACATCTAAGTACATCTATCAGACCTTGTTCCTGAACGGGGAGAACAGTGACATCCGCATCTGTGCCCTGGGGCAGGAGTGGAACCTGCACAAAGTGTACCTGTGCCAG TCAGGGTATTTCTCCAGCATGTTCAGCGGCTCCTGGAAGGAGTCCAACATGATGGTCATTCCATTAGAGATCCCAGACCAGAACATCGACACAGAGG ctctgCAGGTAGTGTTTGGATCTCTGTACCGGGATGATGTTCTGATCAAGCCCAGCAGGGTCGTCAGTATCCTAGCAGCAGCTTGTATGCTCCAACTG GATGGTCTGATCCAGCAGTGTGGTGAGACCATGAAGGAGAACGTTGGTGTCAAAACTGTGTGTGTCTACTACTCCTCTGCCAGCATCTACGGCCTTGACTCTGTCATGAAGAA GTGTCTGGAATGGCTCCTCAATAACCTCATGACCCATCAGAATGTTGACCTCATGAAGGAGCTGGG AGTGGATGTGATCGAACTGCTGATCCAGTCGTCTGACCTATTCGTCATGCAGGTGGAGATGGACGTCTACACCGCTCTGAAAAAG TGGATGTTCCTGCAGCTCAATCCATCCTGGGACGGTCCCATCAAGCAGCTGCTGGCTGATGCCGACGCCTGGCTTTGCAAATGCAGGACTG agatgggagaggaggagcccTTTTTAAAAGCAGAGGACGGCGCCCCCTTTACTCCTGTCTTTAGACATGTGCGCCTTCAATACATCATCAATGACTTGGCTTCCGCACGCATCCTGGAGAGAGACAACATTCTCCCACCCG ATTGGCTGACCTCCGTGTACAAGAGCCAGTGGTTTGCCATGCTACGGACAGAGCACGACAATGACAATGG CCCACAGGATGCCAACAAGGAGGAGTTTGAGTCAAGTAGTATGCGATGTGGCAGGAAACTGACCAAAGATGGTGAT TACTGTTGGCGTTGGACAGGCTTCAACTTTGGCTTTGACCTGCTGGTGACCTACACCAACCGCTTCATAGTGTTCAAGAGGAATACACTGAGCCAGCCATGTGGGGGAGCTGTGAGTATGCAGCCTCGGAGGCATCTAGCATACCG GTTACGCCTGGCTTCCTTTGATAACAGTGGTAAGCTGGTGTGTAGTCGATCCACTGGTTACCAGCTACTCACCCTGGAGAAAGACCAG GAGTATGTGGTGATGAACCTGGACAGTCGGCTGTTGTCCTTCCCCCTCTATGTGTGCTGTAACTTCCAGTACACATCTCCTCATATGGACCGCTGTCCTGATTCCCCTGAACCAGAGAGCAGCGCCCGCAGTGTATCCTGA
- the LOC109873965 gene encoding germ cell-less protein-like 1 isoform X2 — protein sequence MGTQGSRLHTSSQDPEEAVETTCASGKHGCECRKRKRTAHCDCDSEPDEEDALLDTPRRKKLKSTSKYIYQTLFLNGENSDIRICALGQEWNLHKVYLCQSGYFSSMFSGSWKESNMMVIPLEIPDQNIDTEALQVVFGSLYRDDVLIKPSRVVSILAAACMLQLDGLIQQCGETMKENVGVKTVCVYYSSASIYGLDSVMKKCLEWLLNNLMTHQNVDLMKELGVDVIELLIQSSDLFVMQVEMDVYTALKKWMFLQLNPSWDGPIKQLLADADAWLCKCRTEMGEEEPFLKAEDGAPFTPVFRHVRLQYIINDLASARILERDNILPPDWLTSVYKSQWFAMLRTEHDNDNGPQDANKEEFESSSMRCGRKLTKDGDYCWRWTGFNFGFDLLVTYTNRFIVFKRNTLSQPCGGAEYVVMNLDSRLLSFPLYVCCNFQYTSPHMDRCPDSPEPESSARSVS from the exons ATGGGCACCCAGGGCAGCCGGTTACATACCTCCTCCCAGGATCCTGAGGAAGCAGTTGAGACTACATGTGCCAGTGGCAAGCATGGATGTGAATGCAGAAAGAGGAAACGGACTGCACACTGCGACTGCGACAGTGAGCCTGATGAAGAAGACGCCTTATTGGACACACCACGGAG GAAGAAGCTGAAAAGCACATCTAAGTACATCTATCAGACCTTGTTCCTGAACGGGGAGAACAGTGACATCCGCATCTGTGCCCTGGGGCAGGAGTGGAACCTGCACAAAGTGTACCTGTGCCAG TCAGGGTATTTCTCCAGCATGTTCAGCGGCTCCTGGAAGGAGTCCAACATGATGGTCATTCCATTAGAGATCCCAGACCAGAACATCGACACAGAGG ctctgCAGGTAGTGTTTGGATCTCTGTACCGGGATGATGTTCTGATCAAGCCCAGCAGGGTCGTCAGTATCCTAGCAGCAGCTTGTATGCTCCAACTG GATGGTCTGATCCAGCAGTGTGGTGAGACCATGAAGGAGAACGTTGGTGTCAAAACTGTGTGTGTCTACTACTCCTCTGCCAGCATCTACGGCCTTGACTCTGTCATGAAGAA GTGTCTGGAATGGCTCCTCAATAACCTCATGACCCATCAGAATGTTGACCTCATGAAGGAGCTGGG AGTGGATGTGATCGAACTGCTGATCCAGTCGTCTGACCTATTCGTCATGCAGGTGGAGATGGACGTCTACACCGCTCTGAAAAAG TGGATGTTCCTGCAGCTCAATCCATCCTGGGACGGTCCCATCAAGCAGCTGCTGGCTGATGCCGACGCCTGGCTTTGCAAATGCAGGACTG agatgggagaggaggagcccTTTTTAAAAGCAGAGGACGGCGCCCCCTTTACTCCTGTCTTTAGACATGTGCGCCTTCAATACATCATCAATGACTTGGCTTCCGCACGCATCCTGGAGAGAGACAACATTCTCCCACCCG ATTGGCTGACCTCCGTGTACAAGAGCCAGTGGTTTGCCATGCTACGGACAGAGCACGACAATGACAATGG CCCACAGGATGCCAACAAGGAGGAGTTTGAGTCAAGTAGTATGCGATGTGGCAGGAAACTGACCAAAGATGGTGAT TACTGTTGGCGTTGGACAGGCTTCAACTTTGGCTTTGACCTGCTGGTGACCTACACCAACCGCTTCATAGTGTTCAAGAGGAATACACTGAGCCAGCCATGTGGGGGAGCT GAGTATGTGGTGATGAACCTGGACAGTCGGCTGTTGTCCTTCCCCCTCTATGTGTGCTGTAACTTCCAGTACACATCTCCTCATATGGACCGCTGTCCTGATTCCCCTGAACCAGAGAGCAGCGCCCGCAGTGTATCCTGA
- the LOC109873965 gene encoding germ cell-less protein-like 1 isoform X3 yields the protein MGTQGSRLHTSSQDPEEAVETTCASGKHGCECRKRKRTAHCDCDSEPDEEDALLDTPRRKKLKSTSKYIYQTLFLNGENSDIRICALGQEWNLHKVYLCQSGYFSSMFSGSWKESNMMVIPLEIPDQNIDTEALQVVFGSLYRDDVLIKPSRVVSILAAACMLQLDGLIQQCGETMKENVGVKTVCVYYSSASIYGLDSVMKKCLEWLLNNLMTHQNVDLMKELGVDVIELLIQSSDLFVMQVEMDVYTALKKWMFLQLNPSWDGPIKQLLADADAWLCKCRTEMGEEEPFLKAEDGAPFTPVFRHVRLQYIINDLASARILERDNILPPDWLTSVYKSQWFAMLRTEHDNDNGPQDANKEEFESSSMRCGRKLTKDGDYCWRWTGFNFGFDLLVTYTNRFIVFKRNTLSQPCGGAVSMQPRRHLAYRSMW from the exons ATGGGCACCCAGGGCAGCCGGTTACATACCTCCTCCCAGGATCCTGAGGAAGCAGTTGAGACTACATGTGCCAGTGGCAAGCATGGATGTGAATGCAGAAAGAGGAAACGGACTGCACACTGCGACTGCGACAGTGAGCCTGATGAAGAAGACGCCTTATTGGACACACCACGGAG GAAGAAGCTGAAAAGCACATCTAAGTACATCTATCAGACCTTGTTCCTGAACGGGGAGAACAGTGACATCCGCATCTGTGCCCTGGGGCAGGAGTGGAACCTGCACAAAGTGTACCTGTGCCAG TCAGGGTATTTCTCCAGCATGTTCAGCGGCTCCTGGAAGGAGTCCAACATGATGGTCATTCCATTAGAGATCCCAGACCAGAACATCGACACAGAGG ctctgCAGGTAGTGTTTGGATCTCTGTACCGGGATGATGTTCTGATCAAGCCCAGCAGGGTCGTCAGTATCCTAGCAGCAGCTTGTATGCTCCAACTG GATGGTCTGATCCAGCAGTGTGGTGAGACCATGAAGGAGAACGTTGGTGTCAAAACTGTGTGTGTCTACTACTCCTCTGCCAGCATCTACGGCCTTGACTCTGTCATGAAGAA GTGTCTGGAATGGCTCCTCAATAACCTCATGACCCATCAGAATGTTGACCTCATGAAGGAGCTGGG AGTGGATGTGATCGAACTGCTGATCCAGTCGTCTGACCTATTCGTCATGCAGGTGGAGATGGACGTCTACACCGCTCTGAAAAAG TGGATGTTCCTGCAGCTCAATCCATCCTGGGACGGTCCCATCAAGCAGCTGCTGGCTGATGCCGACGCCTGGCTTTGCAAATGCAGGACTG agatgggagaggaggagcccTTTTTAAAAGCAGAGGACGGCGCCCCCTTTACTCCTGTCTTTAGACATGTGCGCCTTCAATACATCATCAATGACTTGGCTTCCGCACGCATCCTGGAGAGAGACAACATTCTCCCACCCG ATTGGCTGACCTCCGTGTACAAGAGCCAGTGGTTTGCCATGCTACGGACAGAGCACGACAATGACAATGG CCCACAGGATGCCAACAAGGAGGAGTTTGAGTCAAGTAGTATGCGATGTGGCAGGAAACTGACCAAAGATGGTGAT TACTGTTGGCGTTGGACAGGCTTCAACTTTGGCTTTGACCTGCTGGTGACCTACACCAACCGCTTCATAGTGTTCAAGAGGAATACACTGAGCCAGCCATGTGGGGGAGCTGTGAGTATGCAGCCTCGGAGGCATCTAGCATACCG GAGTATGTGGTGA